In Cloacibacillus sp., one genomic interval encodes:
- a CDS encoding efflux RND transporter periplasmic adaptor subunit translates to MQSSNDSNQKKDVEVSGGRKPRWVKITVMAALAAAALFGFKALTGGEKQQAQAQAEPVVVVQPVEKKDLSSQPSEYVGRVEAIQSVQVRPQVSGEIARVCFKEGSIVKAGSPLFQIDPAPFEATVALRRAELEKAKASLADAEKYYKRVNAADARAVSAAEKDTSESSVLQWRASVSQAKAALRLAEIDLSYCRVTAPITGKAGKANFTKGNYVTPASGALASIVQMDPIRVSFSLPDRDYLDQMEFFKNDGSVYKTKLMLSNGSYFETPGKRDFEDNTVELQTGTVMMNLRYANEDGMLIPGAMVRIFTQPVKSRIVTVIPQTAIMADAKGDFVYLLGADNTVRDARVTLGRELGAAREVTAGVEAGDTVVVAGLQNLRPGVKVKVEAAGASNALEQVSGGKNEAN, encoded by the coding sequence ATGCAAAGCTCCAACGATTCAAATCAAAAAAAAGATGTCGAAGTAAGCGGCGGGCGCAAGCCGCGCTGGGTAAAGATAACGGTAATGGCGGCGTTGGCGGCGGCCGCGCTCTTTGGGTTCAAAGCGCTCACCGGCGGAGAAAAACAGCAGGCGCAGGCGCAGGCGGAACCTGTCGTCGTCGTGCAGCCGGTTGAAAAGAAAGACCTTTCGTCGCAGCCTTCCGAATACGTAGGCCGCGTGGAGGCGATACAGTCCGTCCAGGTGAGGCCGCAGGTCTCAGGCGAGATAGCGCGCGTCTGCTTCAAGGAGGGTTCCATCGTTAAGGCCGGTTCTCCGCTCTTTCAGATAGACCCGGCGCCGTTTGAGGCGACTGTGGCGCTGCGACGCGCGGAGCTTGAAAAGGCTAAGGCCTCTCTTGCCGACGCGGAAAAATATTACAAGCGCGTGAACGCGGCGGACGCAAGAGCGGTCTCCGCGGCAGAGAAGGACACATCGGAAAGCAGCGTGCTGCAGTGGCGCGCTTCTGTCTCTCAGGCGAAAGCGGCCCTGCGCCTTGCGGAAATAGATCTTAGCTACTGCCGCGTCACGGCTCCAATCACAGGAAAGGCCGGCAAGGCTAATTTTACAAAGGGAAATTATGTGACGCCCGCAAGCGGAGCGCTTGCCTCTATAGTTCAGATGGATCCTATACGCGTTTCTTTTTCGCTGCCGGACCGTGATTACCTCGATCAGATGGAATTTTTCAAAAATGACGGCTCCGTTTATAAGACGAAGCTGATGCTGAGCAACGGCTCGTATTTTGAAACGCCGGGCAAACGCGACTTTGAGGACAACACCGTCGAGCTTCAGACAGGCACGGTGATGATGAACCTTCGTTATGCAAACGAAGACGGCATGCTCATCCCTGGCGCTATGGTGCGCATTTTCACGCAGCCTGTGAAGAGCCGCATCGTGACAGTCATCCCGCAGACCGCGATAATGGCGGACGCAAAGGGCGACTTTGTCTATCTGCTTGGCGCGGACAATACGGTGCGCGACGCGCGCGTCACTCTCGGGCGCGAGCTTGGCGCGGCGCGCGAGGTGACGGCCGGCGTCGAGGCCGGCGACACTGTGGTGGTGGCTGGGTTGCAGAACCTGCGCCCCGGCGTCAAGGTGAAAGTAGAGGCAGCGGGCGCCTCCAACGCGCTTGAACAGGTCTCCGGCGGAAAGAACGAGGCAAATTAA
- a CDS encoding TetR family transcriptional regulator, which yields MRRTKEEALETRALILESALDIFSAKNFENTSITEIAQRAGLSKGAIYWHFKNKNDLLVQLVESICRNGEDDLRRVFELADSDACLRTYYKKALTKAFENHRYQKIHKMMLRRRYEWPEDVQNKVRRLITDSSERDREMVELLIVRGQKNGKIRKDVSAKAVAVLISSIFFGLSVMQLSDKLPKEFPGYTDILFDAFDRELSANGYLITL from the coding sequence ATGAGGAGAACAAAGGAGGAGGCGCTTGAAACGCGCGCGCTCATTCTTGAATCGGCGCTTGACATATTCAGCGCGAAAAATTTTGAGAACACTTCTATCACAGAGATAGCGCAGCGCGCAGGGCTGTCAAAGGGCGCCATCTACTGGCATTTCAAGAATAAGAACGACCTTCTGGTGCAGCTTGTGGAATCGATATGCCGCAACGGAGAGGACGATCTGCGCCGCGTCTTTGAGCTTGCCGACAGCGACGCGTGCCTGCGAACTTATTACAAAAAGGCGCTCACGAAGGCGTTTGAAAACCACAGATACCAGAAGATCCACAAGATGATGCTTCGGCGCCGCTACGAGTGGCCGGAGGATGTTCAGAACAAGGTGCGGCGTCTCATAACAGATTCGTCGGAGCGCGACAGGGAGATGGTGGAATTGCTTATCGTCAGGGGGCAAAAGAACGGCAAGATAAGAAAGGACGTCTCGGCAAAGGCCGTGGCGGTGCTCATAAGCTCCATATTTTTCGGCCTGAGCGTGATGCAGCTCTCGGACAAGCTGCCAAAGGAGTTCCCGGGCTATACGGACATTCTTTTTGACGCTTTTGACAGGGAATTGAGCGCAAACGGCTATCTGATAACACTATGA
- a CDS encoding TetR family transcriptional regulator, with amino-acid sequence MRKTREEAEKTRNEILNTATDMFIERGFTNTSLTEIARAIGVTKGAIYWHFRNKEDILKQIAKRACDITVQRAINSLVDPLSDETLYSFYNKMLTRPLDEEHYAKLYALVSRNHDWPEELRRDIFEMMNEALEMERKIVGSYITRTQEAGVIRQDVEAEKVATVITSVFSGLRMLQTKNMLPEGFLKYDKLLFDSFKQTLRSMVL; translated from the coding sequence TTGCGTAAGACGAGAGAAGAAGCGGAAAAAACCCGCAACGAAATATTGAATACTGCGACGGACATGTTCATCGAGCGCGGCTTTACAAACACCTCGCTCACGGAGATAGCCCGCGCCATCGGCGTCACCAAAGGCGCCATCTACTGGCACTTCCGAAATAAAGAAGACATCTTAAAGCAGATAGCGAAGCGGGCCTGCGACATCACCGTACAGAGGGCCATAAACTCTCTGGTGGATCCGCTCTCCGACGAGACGCTCTATTCGTTCTACAACAAAATGCTCACGCGCCCGCTCGACGAGGAGCATTATGCGAAATTGTACGCGCTTGTCTCCCGCAATCACGACTGGCCGGAAGAGCTTAGGCGCGATATATTTGAGATGATGAACGAAGCGCTCGAGATGGAGCGAAAGATAGTCGGCAGCTACATAACAAGGACTCAGGAAGCGGGCGTCATACGTCAGGATGTAGAGGCGGAAAAGGTAGCCACCGTCATCACCTCCGTCTTCTCCGGCCTGCGCATGCTCCAGACAAAAAACATGCTCCCCGAAGGATTCCTAAAATACGACAAACTGCTCTTTGACTCCTTTAAACAGACGCTGAGGTCGATGGTGCTGTAA